A region of Elusimicrobiota bacterium DNA encodes the following proteins:
- a CDS encoding succinate dehydrogenase/fumarate reductase iron-sulfur subunit yields the protein MNLTLRVWRQKNASEPGRLVDYPAVDISPDMSFLEMLDVVNEGLIQQGQEPIAFDSDCREGICGSCSLVINGVPHGGHQATATCQLHMRKFHEGQIITIEPWRAKAFPVVKDCVCDRTSFDRVIQAGGFVSVGTGGTPDANAIPISKKASDRAMDAAQCIGCGACVAACRNASAMLFVAAKVSQFAQLPQGKIEARERVRQMVAQMDSEGFGHCSNQSECQAVCPKEISVDFIAQLNREYLKTALP from the coding sequence ATGAATTTGACCCTGCGCGTGTGGCGTCAGAAAAACGCGTCGGAACCCGGCCGCCTGGTGGATTATCCCGCCGTCGATATCAGCCCGGACATGTCCTTTTTGGAAATGCTGGACGTCGTCAACGAAGGCCTCATCCAACAGGGCCAGGAACCCATCGCCTTTGATTCGGATTGCCGCGAGGGCATCTGTGGTTCCTGTTCCCTGGTGATCAACGGAGTCCCCCACGGGGGCCATCAGGCCACGGCCACCTGTCAGCTCCACATGCGGAAATTTCACGAGGGCCAAATCATCACCATCGAGCCTTGGCGCGCCAAAGCGTTCCCGGTGGTCAAAGACTGCGTCTGCGACCGAACCTCCTTCGATCGGGTCATCCAAGCCGGGGGATTCGTTTCTGTGGGGACCGGGGGAACTCCGGACGCCAACGCGATCCCCATTTCGAAGAAAGCGTCGGACCGGGCCATGGACGCGGCCCAATGCATCGGGTGCGGAGCCTGCGTGGCGGCCTGCCGGAACGCCTCCGCCATGCTGTTCGTGGCGGCCAAAGTCTCGCAATTCGCCCAACTGCCCCAGGGGAAAATCGAAGCCCGGGAACGGGTTCGGCAAATGGTGGCCCAGATGGACTCGGAAGGGTTCGGCCATTGCAGTAACCAGTCCGAATGCCAAGCCGTCTGCCCCAAAGAAATCTCCGTGGATTTCATCGCCCAATTGAACCGCGAATACCTCAAAACCGCCCTCCCATAA